Proteins from a single region of Peptococcaceae bacterium 1198_IL3148:
- a CDS encoding 2-phosphosulfolactate phosphatase, producing the protein MKLTVISTRKEILTLQQHFEAAVVLDILRATTTITTALSHGCQGVMPVTEVEEARRIASQHDQVLLGGERGAVKLPGFHLGNSPLEYRQQAVKGKRVVLTTTNGTGTIKLAAEKAPVVLIGSLLNARAVATKLTGFNSVLLACAGTQGSFSLDDTVAAGYIIKELLAIKGGNNYSGQRLAAKRNGTDQWYAAEVPVDNALTDVVLNDVAVAAYRCALYYGDNTLAALYDSLHGQKLAQLGMDDDLTYCAQLNITDVVPCYKDDVIST; encoded by the coding sequence ATGAAATTAACTGTTATTTCTACCCGTAAAGAAATATTAACGTTGCAGCAGCATTTTGAGGCCGCAGTGGTGCTGGATATACTGCGGGCCACCACCACCATTACCACCGCTTTAAGCCACGGCTGCCAAGGGGTAATGCCGGTGACCGAGGTGGAAGAAGCCCGGCGAATTGCCAGCCAGCATGATCAAGTGCTGCTGGGGGGAGAAAGAGGAGCTGTAAAGCTTCCGGGCTTTCACTTGGGCAATTCGCCGCTGGAATACCGGCAACAAGCCGTTAAAGGCAAAAGGGTGGTGCTAACCACCACCAACGGCACCGGCACCATTAAACTGGCGGCAGAAAAGGCCCCGGTGGTGCTGATTGGTAGTTTACTAAATGCCCGGGCAGTGGCAACGAAATTAACTGGTTTTAACAGCGTCCTGCTGGCTTGCGCCGGTACCCAAGGGAGTTTTTCGTTGGATGACACGGTGGCGGCGGGCTACATCATTAAGGAACTGCTGGCCATCAAGGGAGGGAATAATTACAGTGGCCAAAGGCTAGCAGCTAAGCGCAACGGCACCGATCAATGGTACGCAGCTGAGGTACCAGTGGATAATGCTCTAACAGATGTGGTGCTGAATGATGTGGCGGTGGCAGCCTATCGCTGTGCTCTTTATTATGGCGACAACACACTGGCTGCATTATACGATTCGCTTCACGGTCAAAAGTTGGCACAACTGGGAATGGATGATGATTTAACCTATTGTGCACAACTTAATATCACCGATGTTGTACCTTGTTATAAAGATGATGTAATTTCGACATAA
- a CDS encoding chemotaxis protein CheA, producing the protein MFSDIEIGVFLDELEEKLQIINDNLLILEREPDNQEVLPEIFRAAHTIKGSSGVMGYEKMASLTHEIENLFDKIRNGQLTVDSDMINVLFEALDMLNALKKEVTGEKVEIDTSAVLAKLAGCLNGGGATADTKAETAATATTEVATPATNAPVKAEHQWQPINDVLEAVIREAEVKGYLAYQILISLDADTQMKSVRAFLIFETLQQMGEIVKSTPPAEDLQEGRFDLDFEVVLLTKEEKYQVENTIMSIAEVNEVKIKLIATLQTAEEQKKVIKPAAPAAKTAAKAKETNGNAQTPTKTAKTVRVDVQKLDNLMDLVGELVIDRTRLDRFAEIFESKFGSDDLAETINEISNHLGQVTGDLQEQIMKARMLPIAQIFNRFPRMVRDTAQKLGKEIDFIVEGKETELDRNVIEVIGDPLIHLIRNSIDHGIESPEERQRLGKPTVGKLMLKASYHESHIVITVADDGKGIDADKIRQKAVANGLYDQETAARLTDREALDLIFKAGFSTAQEVSDLSGRGVGMDVVRTAIEQINGTVELDTKVGAGTKFTISLPLTLAIIRSLMVTLGDQVYAFPLTNVRETLRVNSNEIRRIGSNEVIVVREQILPLLRLAEHFGMGSSEADRLFVVIVASAEKQVAVVVDSLLGEQEIVIKSLGDYLGEVPGLSGATILGDGRVALIIDSRGIVKEAGLLEES; encoded by the coding sequence GTGTTTTCAGATATCGAGATTGGCGTTTTCCTGGATGAACTGGAGGAAAAGCTACAAATAATTAACGATAATTTACTAATATTAGAGCGGGAGCCGGACAACCAAGAGGTGTTGCCGGAAATTTTCCGCGCCGCCCACACCATTAAAGGTTCATCGGGGGTAATGGGCTATGAAAAAATGGCTTCCTTAACCCACGAAATAGAAAACCTGTTTGACAAAATCCGCAACGGCCAATTGACGGTGGATTCCGACATGATCAATGTGCTTTTCGAAGCGTTGGACATGCTCAATGCCCTCAAGAAGGAAGTCACTGGAGAAAAGGTGGAAATAGACACCAGCGCCGTACTGGCCAAGCTGGCTGGTTGCTTAAATGGCGGTGGCGCCACTGCTGACACTAAGGCCGAAACCGCGGCCACCGCAACCACCGAAGTAGCCACCCCGGCAACCAATGCGCCGGTTAAAGCTGAACACCAGTGGCAGCCCATTAACGATGTTTTAGAGGCAGTTATTAGAGAGGCCGAGGTAAAGGGCTATTTAGCTTACCAAATTTTAATCAGTTTAGATGCCGATACCCAAATGAAGAGCGTGCGAGCTTTCTTAATTTTTGAGACGCTGCAGCAAATGGGTGAGATTGTCAAGAGCACCCCTCCGGCTGAAGATTTACAAGAGGGCCGCTTTGACCTGGATTTTGAAGTGGTGCTGTTGACCAAAGAAGAAAAATACCAAGTGGAAAACACCATCATGAGCATTGCCGAAGTTAATGAAGTGAAAATTAAGCTGATTGCCACGCTGCAAACAGCGGAGGAGCAGAAAAAGGTTATCAAACCAGCGGCGCCGGCGGCTAAAACCGCTGCCAAAGCCAAAGAAACCAATGGTAATGCCCAAACCCCCACTAAAACCGCTAAAACAGTGCGGGTGGATGTGCAGAAACTGGATAACTTAATGGACTTGGTGGGTGAGTTGGTGATTGACCGCACCCGGTTGGATCGATTTGCCGAAATTTTTGAGAGCAAGTTTGGCTCGGACGACCTGGCAGAAACCATCAACGAAATCTCCAATCATCTGGGCCAAGTTACCGGTGATTTGCAAGAACAAATTATGAAGGCCAGAATGTTGCCCATCGCCCAAATATTTAACCGCTTCCCCCGGATGGTGCGGGACACCGCCCAAAAACTGGGCAAAGAGATCGACTTTATTGTGGAAGGTAAAGAAACCGAACTGGATCGCAACGTAATTGAAGTGATTGGCGATCCACTGATCCACTTAATTAGAAATTCCATTGACCACGGCATTGAATCCCCCGAAGAACGGCAGCGGTTGGGCAAACCTACCGTGGGCAAGCTGATGTTAAAGGCATCCTATCACGAAAGTCATATCGTCATTACAGTTGCCGACGACGGTAAAGGCATCGACGCCGATAAAATACGGCAAAAGGCGGTGGCCAATGGTTTGTATGACCAAGAAACCGCTGCCCGGTTAACGGACCGGGAGGCGCTGGACTTGATCTTTAAGGCTGGTTTCTCCACCGCCCAAGAAGTCAGCGACCTATCTGGCCGCGGTGTGGGCATGGACGTTGTGCGCACCGCCATTGAACAAATTAACGGTACAGTGGAGCTGGATACCAAAGTGGGTGCTGGCACCAAGTTTACCATCAGCCTGCCGCTGACATTGGCCATCATTCGCTCATTGATGGTGACGTTAGGTGATCAGGTATATGCCTTCCCGCTGACCAACGTGCGGGAGACATTGCGGGTCAACAGCAATGAAATTCGCCGCATCGGCAGCAACGAAGTGATTGTGGTGCGGGAGCAGATTTTACCACTGTTGCGCTTGGCCGAGCACTTTGGTATGGGCAGCAGTGAGGCCGACCGCCTATTTGTGGTCATTGTGGCCAGTGCCGAAAAGCAGGTGGCGGTAGTGGTGGATTCATTGTTGGGCGAACAGGAAATTGTGATCAAATCCCTCGGCGACTACCTGGGCGAAGTGCCCGGTCTGTCCGGCGCCACCATCCTGGGGGATGGCAGGGTAGCCCTAATTATTGACAGCAGGGGAATAGTAAAAGAGGCGGGGCTGCTAGAGGAGAGTTAA
- the mutT gene encoding 8-oxo-dGTP diphosphatase MutT encodes MTIVVTAAIITRGNELLIAQRKKDDALSLKWEFPGGKVEEGEDPRDCLRREIKEELAMEVAVGDSYDVVFHRYPDKAVLLLFYLCTYQGGRPVAKGCNDFRWVTIEQLSQYQFAPADVPVVEKLQRQRL; translated from the coding sequence ATGACCATTGTTGTTACAGCCGCCATAATTACTCGAGGCAATGAACTTTTAATTGCTCAACGTAAAAAGGATGATGCTTTGTCTTTGAAATGGGAGTTTCCCGGTGGCAAAGTGGAAGAGGGTGAAGACCCCCGGGATTGTTTGCGGCGAGAAATTAAAGAAGAACTGGCCATGGAAGTGGCGGTGGGGGACAGCTACGACGTGGTGTTTCACCGCTACCCAGATAAAGCGGTGCTGTTGCTGTTTTACCTGTGCACCTACCAAGGGGGCCGCCCGGTGGCCAAAGGTTGTAACGACTTCCGCTGGGTAACCATAGAACAACTGAGTCAATACCAGTTCGCACCGGCAGACGTCCCAGTGGTGGAGAAACTGCAAAGGCAAAGGTTGTAG
- the csrA gene encoding carbon storage regulator CsrA, with amino-acid sequence MLVLSRKKGQSINIGNNIVVVVLDAQKDQVRLGVEAPQDVDIYRTEIYKAVQTENLKALANDDFFELLHKKD; translated from the coding sequence ATGCTAGTATTATCCAGAAAAAAAGGCCAATCCATTAACATCGGTAATAACATTGTAGTTGTAGTGTTAGATGCTCAAAAAGACCAGGTTCGCTTAGGCGTTGAAGCCCCACAAGATGTAGATATCTATCGCACTGAGATTTACAAAGCTGTCCAAACAGAGAACCTAAAGGCACTGGCTAATGATGATTTTTTTGAACTGCTTCACAAAAAAGATTAA
- the hag gene encoding flagellin Hag, with the protein MIINHNIAALNTYRQLNAGTNAASKSMEKLSSGLRINRAGDDAAGLAISEKMRGQIRGLDQASRNAQDGISLIQTAEGALNETHSILQRMRELAVQSANDTNTETDRKELQKEMDQLIEEIDRIAKTTEFNTQNLLGATDASGFTGDAQSFTFHIGANQGQQITLEINSMASEHIGTSATTGSGSGATTTVTGVNTLAGSGIISQSGADAAITLINDAIEMVSAERSKLGAHQNRLEHTINNLGTSSENLTAAESRIRDVDMAKEMMEFTKNNILTQASQAMLAQANQQPQGVLQLLR; encoded by the coding sequence ATGATTATTAACCACAACATTGCAGCTCTTAACACCTACCGTCAGTTGAATGCTGGCACCAATGCTGCTTCAAAGTCAATGGAAAAACTATCCTCAGGTTTAAGAATTAACCGTGCTGGTGATGACGCAGCAGGTCTGGCTATTTCAGAAAAAATGCGTGGACAAATCCGTGGTTTGGATCAAGCTAGCCGTAACGCCCAAGATGGTATTTCCTTAATTCAAACTGCTGAAGGTGCGTTAAACGAAACCCACAGCATTCTGCAACGTATGCGCGAATTAGCTGTTCAATCAGCTAACGATACTAACACTGAAACTGATCGTAAGGAACTTCAAAAAGAAATGGATCAATTAATTGAAGAAATTGATCGTATCGCAAAAACCACTGAATTTAACACCCAAAACCTTTTAGGTGCTACAGATGCTAGTGGTTTTACTGGTGATGCACAATCATTTACCTTCCATATCGGCGCTAATCAAGGTCAACAAATTACACTAGAAATCAATTCTATGGCTAGTGAACACATCGGTACATCAGCAACAACTGGCTCTGGCAGTGGTGCTACTACTACTGTAACTGGTGTAAACACTTTAGCAGGCAGTGGCATTATTTCACAATCAGGTGCAGATGCAGCAATTACATTAATTAATGATGCTATTGAAATGGTATCTGCAGAACGCTCTAAACTAGGTGCTCATCAAAACCGCTTAGAGCACACTATCAACAACCTTGGAACATCAAGTGAAAACTTAACCGCAGCTGAATCACGTATCCGTGACGTAGATATGGCTAAGGAAATGATGGAATTCACCAAGAACAACATTCTTACACAAGCGTCACAAGCTATGCTGGCACAAGCTAATCAACAGCCACAAGGCGTATTGCAACTTCTGAGATAA
- the flgM gene encoding flagellar biosynthesis anti-sigma factor FlgM has protein sequence MKITPFRTNAINAYASQAKKVPPKPEGKTQGDSLEISPQALEINKYRSEFKNLPEVRAEKVRDIKAQIKNGTYQPSA, from the coding sequence ATGAAAATCACCCCATTTAGAACCAATGCCATCAATGCCTATGCATCCCAGGCCAAAAAGGTTCCACCAAAACCAGAGGGGAAAACCCAGGGAGATAGCTTAGAAATATCCCCACAGGCCCTGGAGATAAATAAATACCGTAGCGAATTTAAAAACCTGCCAGAAGTGAGAGCAGAAAAGGTGCGGGACATTAAAGCGCAGATTAAAAACGGAACTTATCAACCATCTGCCTAA
- the flgK gene encoding flagellar hook-associated protein FlgK, whose translation MSPPNETVALTQYIRFNNKTFAQTKRRGRFPRRPAKPTFAQQLHQERDGEKMVSTFFGLETARRGMQVHQRALDITGHNLANASTPGYSRQEVLITTTYPYTNPTMYSANTPGQLGTGAAVDIIRRVKDEYMDNNLRKAITDTAYWEEQISFLQRAEASFAEPASAGIAQRITDFFATWMDLNNTPQDPGIKAAVVELGDELASMLSFTYDQMDDIEESIYNNNASGDITGKLQDQVDLLNTTLTEISQLTKAIKKVYSVGQQPNDLLDKRDQLLEKLSAFGPVDVTFDTQDGKPTGDISLKLFGQTIDMTDLKKFTLSADADEKIILNYDSAHVINLTDNCANTTLGGGLLGLENARQELMQYKEMLNDIAEIFQNKITSVIEGMPGENFFTGTLETGDFQVNSVLKDEPEKLDGTMAQDIANLRDDDISEMFAPTHPLYAKHSSKEYTIEEYFATLVTQVGANAKSTDSVAGNQNAIRQQIESLRDSVSGVSVDEELTKMIQYQYGFQASARMINTLDQMLDVVINRLF comes from the coding sequence TTGAGCCCACCTAACGAAACTGTAGCACTAACGCAGTACATTCGTTTCAACAACAAAACCTTTGCTCAAACCAAACGTAGGGGCCGATTTCCACGCCGGCCCGCAAAACCAACCTTTGCTCAACAACTACACCAAGAAAGAGACGGTGAAAAAATGGTATCAACATTTTTTGGTTTAGAAACCGCCCGCCGAGGCATGCAGGTGCATCAAAGGGCTTTGGACATAACCGGCCATAACTTGGCCAACGCCAGCACACCGGGCTACTCCCGGCAAGAGGTGCTAATTACCACCACTTATCCCTATACCAACCCCACCATGTACAGCGCCAACACCCCTGGACAACTGGGTACTGGTGCTGCGGTGGACATCATCCGCCGGGTAAAGGATGAGTACATGGACAACAACCTGCGCAAAGCCATTACCGACACCGCCTACTGGGAAGAGCAAATCTCCTTCCTCCAGCGGGCCGAGGCCTCCTTTGCTGAACCGGCATCCGCAGGTATTGCCCAAAGGATTACAGATTTTTTTGCTACTTGGATGGACCTAAACAACACCCCCCAAGACCCCGGGATTAAGGCCGCCGTTGTGGAATTGGGTGACGAACTGGCCTCAATGTTGTCCTTTACCTATGATCAAATGGATGACATTGAAGAAAGTATTTATAACAATAATGCTTCCGGCGACATCACCGGCAAACTGCAAGACCAAGTGGATTTATTAAACACCACTTTAACTGAAATTAGCCAATTAACTAAGGCTATTAAAAAAGTATATTCAGTGGGTCAACAGCCCAATGACCTGTTGGACAAACGGGATCAATTACTGGAAAAGCTCAGCGCCTTCGGTCCGGTTGATGTTACCTTTGATACCCAAGATGGTAAACCCACTGGAGATATTTCACTGAAATTATTTGGTCAGACAATAGATATGACTGACTTAAAAAAATTTACACTGTCCGCCGATGCCGATGAAAAAATTATTCTGAATTATGACAGTGCACATGTAATTAACTTGACCGATAATTGTGCCAACACCACCCTAGGTGGTGGCTTGCTAGGCTTAGAAAACGCCCGTCAAGAGCTTATGCAATACAAAGAAATGTTAAATGACATCGCTGAAATTTTCCAGAACAAAATAACCAGTGTAATTGAAGGAATGCCAGGCGAGAATTTTTTCACTGGTACCCTAGAAACGGGGGATTTTCAAGTTAACAGCGTATTAAAAGATGAACCCGAAAAGTTGGATGGTACCATGGCCCAAGATATTGCCAATTTGCGTGATGATGACATTTCAGAGATGTTTGCGCCGACACACCCGTTATATGCAAAACATAGTAGCAAAGAATATACCATTGAAGAATACTTTGCCACACTGGTAACCCAAGTTGGTGCTAACGCCAAAAGTACCGACAGTGTCGCCGGCAATCAAAATGCCATTAGACAGCAAATAGAAAGTTTAAGGGATTCGGTGTCCGGTGTATCGGTAGACGAAGAATTAACTAAAATGATTCAATATCAGTACGGTTTTCAAGCATCCGCCCGCATGATTAACACGCTGGATCAAATGCTGGATGTCGTCATAAATCGCCTGTTCTAG
- a CDS encoding flagellar protein FlaG, with the protein MKIGAGGLQSLLHHDNITIKQVEPGRGRVVPDEQLQNQSLAHKKVTEAELVKIVDRLNKAAQMFNYPLKFKVFKDKDNKLKVKVFNTQTGETQEMEPEQAQKFADQRESTSGKKFDDYA; encoded by the coding sequence ATGAAAATCGGTGCCGGCGGACTGCAGTCTTTACTCCATCATGATAACATCACCATTAAACAAGTAGAACCCGGCCGGGGTAGAGTGGTTCCCGATGAACAACTGCAAAACCAAAGCCTAGCCCACAAAAAAGTAACTGAGGCAGAATTGGTTAAAATAGTGGATAGACTAAACAAAGCAGCCCAAATGTTCAACTACCCCCTAAAGTTTAAAGTATTTAAAGACAAGGATAACAAATTAAAAGTAAAAGTATTTAACACACAAACCGGTGAAACCCAAGAAATGGAACCGGAACAAGCCCAAAAATTTGCCGACCAAAGGGAATCCACCAGCGGTAAAAAATTTGATGATTATGCCTAA
- a CDS encoding flagellar assembly protein FliW, whose amino-acid sequence MPNPTLLTFKSGLPGLPEEYNQFNLKTVQENSPFYILQSVQDEEISFILINPFPFYPDYEFDLPEEDKTKLSIKEPKDVAIFSIVNASKGFKKATVNLLAPVVVNITTGSARQVILNDKRYNIRHPLPLTTESREG is encoded by the coding sequence ATGCCCAACCCAACATTGCTTACATTCAAATCCGGTCTCCCCGGTCTGCCGGAAGAATATAACCAATTTAACTTAAAGACAGTACAGGAGAACTCTCCCTTCTATATATTACAATCTGTTCAAGACGAAGAAATATCCTTCATTTTAATCAACCCCTTTCCCTTTTACCCAGACTACGAATTTGACCTGCCAGAGGAAGATAAAACTAAACTAAGCATTAAAGAGCCTAAAGATGTAGCAATCTTTTCAATAGTCAACGCCAGTAAAGGGTTTAAAAAGGCTACCGTCAATTTACTTGCCCCAGTAGTAGTAAATATTACCACCGGCAGTGCCCGCCAGGTAATTCTAAACGATAAACGCTACAACATCCGTCACCCACTGCCACTGACTACCGAAAGCAGGGAGGGCTAA
- a CDS encoding flagellar protein FlgN, protein MEPLFFELIEVLKQQQQVVTNMVTAAQAQNQALRQVDAQALSSAVNQLQKLTLQMAKLDPQREQLQVKLEQNLGLKPGATVSDMLAQAPVEIQIPLKQLQTELKQQFDKLQQLNQVNRVLTQRVQQVNAALVNIMHPSNNSQTYQPGGKVNKETTSNLQMLNKTV, encoded by the coding sequence ATGGAGCCTCTTTTTTTTGAACTAATAGAGGTTTTAAAACAACAACAGCAAGTGGTTACCAACATGGTCACCGCCGCCCAAGCCCAAAACCAGGCGTTGCGTCAAGTTGACGCCCAGGCGCTAAGCAGTGCGGTGAATCAACTTCAAAAACTGACCCTGCAAATGGCCAAATTGGACCCCCAGCGGGAACAACTGCAGGTTAAATTAGAACAAAATCTGGGGCTAAAACCCGGTGCCACCGTTAGCGATATGTTGGCCCAGGCCCCGGTAGAAATACAAATTCCATTAAAACAACTGCAAACGGAACTGAAACAACAGTTTGACAAACTACAACAGCTAAACCAAGTCAACAGAGTACTAACCCAAAGGGTACAGCAGGTAAATGCCGCGCTGGTAAACATAATGCATCCCAGCAACAACAGCCAAACCTACCAACCCGGCGGCAAAGTAAACAAAGAAACCACCAGCAACTTACAAATGCTAAACAAAACGGTTTAA
- the flgL gene encoding flagellar hook-associated protein FlgL: protein MRISNRYMSNHMLNNIQNNLSKLARSQEQIATGSKLLRPSDNPNAISEFLKIKATLSYNEQYKVNIDDGLSYLEMADTSMGTLGDILLKAKELALQSANDTYNTEQRVAIAEQIDKLIDEAVDLANSTVGGKYIYAGKDNGNPPFERNGDKIIYKGDFSEITREVLAGTDYVIAEAGVTLAPAQMGLYGTCVDDSGEYVVDQGVFSSLFQLRDILANSETVDFDNEIQTSIADLSQQHDHVLQKRTATGARYRHFDSLKKQLLNQELILTQNLSNIEDADIARLSIEAAQQQLSYNASLAIGAQMMQTSLLNFLR, encoded by the coding sequence ATGAGAATTAGCAACCGCTATATGTCCAACCATATGCTAAACAATATTCAAAATAATCTCAGTAAATTAGCCCGCAGCCAAGAGCAGATTGCTACCGGTAGTAAGCTGTTGCGGCCCAGTGATAACCCCAACGCCATCAGTGAGTTTTTAAAAATTAAAGCCACTCTGTCATACAATGAACAGTACAAAGTAAATATAGATGATGGCCTTAGTTATTTAGAAATGGCAGATACTTCCATGGGAACGCTGGGGGATATTTTGTTAAAAGCAAAAGAACTTGCTTTGCAATCGGCTAACGACACCTACAATACTGAACAACGAGTTGCCATCGCTGAACAAATTGATAAATTAATTGATGAAGCGGTGGATTTGGCTAACTCCACCGTTGGTGGCAAATATATCTATGCTGGTAAAGATAATGGTAACCCACCTTTTGAACGTAATGGAGACAAAATTATTTATAAAGGGGATTTCAGTGAAATTACCAGGGAAGTGCTGGCGGGAACAGATTACGTCATTGCAGAAGCTGGGGTTACACTTGCCCCCGCCCAAATGGGCTTGTATGGTACTTGCGTAGATGATAGCGGTGAGTATGTAGTGGATCAAGGTGTCTTCAGCTCGCTGTTTCAATTGAGAGACATCTTGGCAAATAGCGAGACGGTAGATTTCGACAATGAAATCCAAACCAGTATTGCAGATTTATCCCAACAGCACGATCATGTTTTGCAAAAGCGTACCGCCACCGGAGCCCGTTATCGGCATTTTGATTCCTTAAAGAAACAATTGCTCAATCAAGAGTTAATTTTAACCCAAAACCTAAGCAACATAGAAGATGCTGATATTGCAAGGTTATCAATTGAAGCAGCCCAACAACAACTCAGTTACAATGCCTCCTTAGCCATTGGGGCTCAAATGATGCAAACTAGCTTATTGAATTTCCTTAGATAA
- a CDS encoding chemotaxis response regulator protein-glutamate methylesterase, with product MTIKVLVVDDSSLIRRLVSRMLEETKTIQVVGQAADGLEAIEMIKKLRPQVVTMDVEMPKLDGIGALRRIMKECPVPVIMLSAHTAEGTRATMETLQMGAVDFVAKPMKAGQLGPMITELTAKIRVASGVSLRKVGYRPLPPAPPVRPQPVKVAPKPASKPLVTPPPVPRATGGRVEVVVIGCSTGGPVALQSIIPLLPANLPVGVVVVQHIPVGFSKSMAEHLDRRSVVEVIHGNAGDEIRPGRVIVAPAGCETHFVKAGGRVTIQLKKCGEPIPPATFRPSVDQVMTAATQVYGGKMLGVLLTGMGRDGAQGMLEIRNLGGRTIAQDENSCVVFGMPKAAIDIGGAEKIVPLPKIAQEIMQMV from the coding sequence ATGACCATAAAAGTACTGGTTGTAGATGATTCCTCATTAATTAGAAGACTGGTCTCCCGAATGTTGGAAGAAACTAAAACTATCCAGGTTGTCGGCCAAGCGGCCGATGGCCTGGAGGCCATTGAAATGATCAAAAAACTGCGCCCCCAGGTGGTCACCATGGATGTGGAAATGCCTAAGCTGGACGGCATTGGCGCATTGCGCCGCATTATGAAGGAATGTCCCGTGCCGGTGATTATGCTCAGCGCCCACACCGCCGAAGGTACCCGGGCCACCATGGAGACGCTACAGATGGGTGCGGTGGATTTTGTGGCCAAGCCCATGAAGGCTGGTCAACTGGGGCCAATGATCACCGAACTGACCGCTAAAATTCGGGTGGCCAGTGGTGTTTCACTGCGCAAAGTGGGTTATCGGCCGCTTCCCCCGGCACCACCGGTAAGACCCCAGCCCGTTAAGGTTGCACCTAAGCCAGCATCTAAACCACTGGTTACCCCACCACCGGTGCCAAGGGCAACCGGCGGCCGGGTGGAGGTGGTGGTGATTGGCTGTTCCACCGGTGGCCCAGTGGCTTTGCAAAGCATCATTCCGCTACTACCGGCTAATCTGCCGGTGGGGGTAGTGGTGGTGCAACACATCCCGGTGGGCTTCTCCAAGTCCATGGCCGAGCATTTAGATCGCCGCAGTGTGGTGGAAGTAATCCACGGCAACGCTGGAGACGAAATTCGCCCCGGCAGAGTAATTGTGGCCCCGGCCGGTTGTGAAACCCACTTTGTTAAAGCCGGTGGGCGGGTGACCATCCAACTGAAGAAATGCGGCGAACCGATCCCCCCCGCCACCTTCCGTCCGTCGGTGGACCAAGTGATGACTGCCGCCACCCAAGTGTACGGCGGCAAAATGCTGGGGGTACTGTTGACCGGTATGGGCCGGGACGGAGCCCAAGGAATGCTGGAAATCCGCAACCTTGGTGGCCGCACCATCGCCCAAGATGAAAACAGTTGCGTGGTCTTTGGCATGCCCAAGGCAGCCATAGACATTGGTGGAGCAGAAAAAATAGTGCCATTGCCAAAAATTGCCCAAGAAATTATGCAAATGGTGTAA
- a CDS encoding chemotaxis protein CheW, which produces MADISREEVQEVVFQLNDQTYGIDISVVMEIIRMEQITKLPRTPDFIEGIINLRGQVIPVIDLCKRFGLVCNEVTAQSRIIIVQVNDLTFGMIVDSVQEVLRIATSNIEPPPPVVGGIDAAYLRGIALLGERLVILLDHTKILYQHETEQLQQVEMELNQ; this is translated from the coding sequence ATGGCCGACATCAGTCGCGAAGAAGTTCAAGAAGTGGTATTTCAACTAAATGATCAAACCTACGGTATCGACATCTCCGTAGTGATGGAAATTATCCGGATGGAGCAAATAACTAAATTGCCCCGCACCCCAGATTTCATTGAAGGCATTATCAACCTGCGGGGCCAGGTGATTCCGGTCATCGACCTGTGCAAGCGCTTTGGTTTGGTATGTAACGAGGTTACCGCTCAAAGCCGCATCATCATTGTGCAAGTCAATGATCTCACCTTTGGCATGATTGTAGATTCAGTGCAGGAGGTGCTGCGCATTGCCACCTCCAACATTGAACCACCACCGCCGGTGGTGGGGGGAATAGATGCCGCTTACCTCAGGGGTATTGCGCTGTTGGGCGAGCGCCTGGTCATTCTGCTGGACCACACTAAAATTCTTTATCAGCACGAAACTGAACAACTACAGCAAGTGGAAATGGAACTTAACCAATAG